The Deinococcus apachensis DSM 19763 genome includes a region encoding these proteins:
- a CDS encoding oxygenase MpaB family protein yields the protein MHTVEGEPPQSLVNLDVARRRFGDDAVGRLAHMVQLADPLADAADAELRLHGETARRQLRAGLLHGRQFVGEDLPAVRALLAEAERVPAWVEPRRLERGSQAYLAIGNVWITLSLGPGSLTHTYSSPSIARVLVRTGNLIRMARRRIVETGVWNIVSVLPGGLARGGEGYIQNVQVRLLHARVRAALWQRGWNAAETGAPINQLEMARTWLDFTYVPFHALQTFGITFTAGELDDLYHFWQYVAHLLGVHPDLYRDVTNQARAADLLALISQTEEPAGGDARELTQAMLVAVADLLQSSLPTPPPVTLDLVHAVARRLHGDRLADQLGIRKPWVRHALVPIMLGNRLRRWRERVQPGARDRTIDHTIRTFRGQLAGLQGETTYQRSAGPVPEAGLPRTVEPTPTSSGSAVEATA from the coding sequence ATGCACACCGTCGAGGGCGAGCCGCCGCAAAGCCTGGTGAATCTAGACGTGGCCCGGCGGCGGTTCGGGGACGACGCGGTGGGGCGACTCGCGCACATGGTTCAGCTCGCCGACCCCCTGGCGGACGCGGCGGACGCGGAACTGCGTCTGCACGGCGAGACAGCCCGGCGGCAACTGCGGGCGGGATTGCTGCACGGCCGCCAGTTCGTGGGGGAGGACCTACCCGCCGTGCGAGCCCTGCTCGCCGAGGCGGAACGGGTGCCCGCCTGGGTCGAGCCCCGCCGTCTGGAGCGCGGGTCGCAGGCTTACCTGGCGATCGGCAACGTCTGGATCACCCTGTCGCTCGGCCCCGGCTCCCTGACCCACACCTACAGCTCGCCCTCCATCGCCCGGGTCCTGGTGCGAACCGGGAACCTGATCCGGATGGCCCGGCGGCGCATCGTCGAGACGGGGGTGTGGAACATCGTCTCGGTCCTGCCCGGCGGCCTGGCGCGGGGCGGTGAGGGCTACATTCAGAACGTGCAGGTGCGGCTGCTGCACGCCCGGGTGCGGGCAGCCCTGTGGCAGCGGGGGTGGAACGCGGCGGAAACGGGCGCGCCGATCAATCAACTGGAGATGGCCCGCACCTGGCTCGACTTCACGTATGTCCCGTTCCACGCCCTCCAGACCTTCGGCATCACCTTCACGGCGGGGGAACTGGACGACCTCTACCATTTCTGGCAGTACGTCGCCCACCTGCTGGGCGTTCACCCCGACCTGTACCGGGACGTCACGAACCAGGCGCGGGCGGCGGACCTCCTCGCCCTCATCAGCCAGACTGAGGAACCCGCCGGTGGCGACGCCCGCGAGCTGACGCAGGCCATGCTCGTCGCCGTCGCGGATCTGCTTCAGAGCAGCCTGCCCACGCCTCCGCCCGTCACGCTGGACCTGGTTCACGCCGTGGCGCGCAGGCTGCACGGGGACCGGTTGGCGGACCAGCTGGGCATTCGCAAGCCCTGGGTGCGGCACGCGCTGGTGCCCATCATGCTCGGCAACCGGCTGCGGCGCTGGCGGGAGCGGGTTCAGCCGGGGGCGCGGGACCGCACGATAGACCACACCATTCGGACCTTTCGGGGGCAACTCGCGGGGCTGCAAGGCGAGACGACCTATCAGCGCAGTGCCGGACCCGTCCCCGAGGCGGGCCTGCCCCGGACGGTGGAGCCGACGCCAACCTCGTCCGGGTCGGCGGTTGAGGCAACGGCATGA
- a CDS encoding TMEM175 family protein, with amino-acid sequence MRPPAAASLEKDRLDTLIDGVFAIALTLLVLEVRLPPEIGTAEVPHALLALLPRLAVYGATFITTALLWATHYYYASLVRGTDFWHITLNLVTLLFVSLLPFSASVMGAHPDSTWGTAVGFLNFALVGLSLTANWGHCLRARLVVAWASDRLLRNMTLIAILYCVYAFSEVGLALWSPTLAMSLLGVFLIVGFAMLAMLQPHVFAAAGHRAAAREDVAPSASSGQLGPGD; translated from the coding sequence ATGAGACCGCCCGCCGCGGCGTCCCTGGAAAAGGACCGGCTCGACACCCTGATCGACGGGGTGTTCGCCATCGCGCTCACCCTGCTGGTGCTGGAGGTCAGGCTGCCCCCCGAGATCGGGACCGCCGAAGTCCCGCACGCGCTGCTCGCCCTGCTGCCGCGCCTGGCCGTGTACGGCGCCACCTTCATCACCACCGCGCTGCTCTGGGCCACCCACTACTACTACGCCAGCCTGGTCCGGGGAACCGACTTCTGGCACATCACCCTGAATCTGGTGACGCTGCTGTTCGTCTCCCTGCTGCCCTTCTCGGCGAGCGTGATGGGCGCGCACCCCGATTCGACGTGGGGCACGGCGGTCGGCTTTCTCAACTTCGCCCTCGTCGGCCTGTCCCTGACCGCCAACTGGGGCCACTGCCTTCGTGCCCGGCTGGTGGTGGCCTGGGCGAGCGACCGGCTGCTGCGGAACATGACGCTCATCGCCATCCTCTACTGCGTGTACGCCTTTTCCGAGGTCGGCCTGGCCCTGTGGTCGCCTACCCTGGCGATGTCACTCCTGGGCGTGTTCCTGATCGTCGGGTTCGCCATGCTCGCCATGCTGCAACCCCACGTCTTCGCGGCGGCGGGGCATCGGGCGGCTGCGAGGGAAGACGTGGCCCCCTCCGCGTCGTCAGGACAGCTCGGCCCCGGGGACTGA